One region of SAR324 cluster bacterium genomic DNA includes:
- a CDS encoding GTP cyclohydrolase translates to MNVYVVILTYKVPVDKIMPHVPAHREHLDAWFDTNSILFSGMQLSKTGGAIIVRAESEEAIQPLIEQDPFYLHDVADYQIIGVDVRRQQPVIDDWIQGR, encoded by the coding sequence ATGAATGTCTATGTTGTGATACTGACTTACAAGGTCCCTGTGGATAAAATCATGCCTCATGTGCCTGCGCATCGGGAACACCTGGATGCTTGGTTTGATACCAACAGCATTCTGTTTTCAGGCATGCAGCTTTCGAAAACAGGTGGCGCGATTATCGTGCGTGCGGAATCAGAAGAGGCCATCCAGCCCTTGATTGAACAAGACCCTTTCTATCTTCATGATGTGGCGGATTATCAGATCATAGGGGTGGATGTCCGTCGTCAGCAACCGGTGATTGACGACTGGATCCAGGGACGGTGA
- a CDS encoding tetratricopeptide repeat protein: protein MSQAKTHWDQAQHLLSQNLFNHAILSLREAIALEGSYLERAMGLMASFTQSNQPEKAIATGLAVLGKTPENTELMNQVGNQYRQLGMYSKAVKMYRNVLKLNPRHQYARYNLAACTFNIKAADENLLAQTTPLLKLRCFRKIGYQQAYDELVPAFYEEPVLETDADLKKNEGHPEDAQDIELWLNDFEQRAKAEPENWKNQFDLAVLYDVGRFGKLAIKYYKNALLLKPDLPEISNNLAVAMASYTENLAEAKALLLTLLKNHRTYRPAVLNLAIVYRRLKQPFASLKYLVYLGDLLQKSRGQFDFNHVRKNADDLYQTAQYVMALPLYQVLIEEENKPEWHYRLGLIYYKQKQTEKGIRCWLKTLELQPDHPHARNQLEQHVYRLEQEAQILMDDHFMQDAVLLLKKATDCYPLASTWELLAEAYEALGEEQNADECARIFQKMTEIS from the coding sequence ATGTCACAAGCAAAAACTCATTGGGATCAGGCGCAGCATCTTCTTTCTCAAAACCTGTTCAATCATGCGATACTCAGCTTGCGTGAAGCCATTGCTCTGGAGGGATCCTACCTTGAGCGGGCAATGGGATTGATGGCGTCATTCACTCAAAGCAATCAGCCCGAAAAAGCGATTGCTACAGGTCTGGCTGTTTTGGGGAAAACTCCGGAAAATACGGAGCTGATGAATCAGGTTGGTAATCAGTATCGGCAGTTGGGAATGTATTCAAAGGCTGTCAAAATGTATAGAAATGTTCTCAAGCTCAACCCCAGACATCAATATGCACGGTACAATCTGGCGGCATGTACCTTCAACATCAAAGCCGCTGACGAAAACCTGCTGGCACAGACGACACCGCTGTTGAAACTGCGGTGTTTTCGTAAAATCGGATATCAGCAGGCCTATGATGAACTGGTTCCCGCGTTTTATGAGGAACCTGTTCTGGAAACCGATGCCGATCTCAAAAAAAATGAGGGACATCCTGAGGATGCCCAGGATATTGAATTATGGTTGAATGATTTTGAGCAAAGAGCAAAAGCGGAACCGGAAAACTGGAAAAATCAGTTTGATCTGGCTGTGTTGTATGATGTGGGAAGATTTGGGAAACTGGCAATCAAATATTACAAAAATGCTCTGTTGTTAAAACCTGATTTGCCGGAAATTTCAAATAATCTGGCTGTTGCCATGGCGTCCTATACAGAAAATCTGGCTGAGGCTAAAGCCCTGTTATTAACATTGTTGAAAAATCATCGAACCTACCGGCCAGCCGTGCTGAATCTGGCTATTGTGTATCGTCGCCTGAAGCAACCCTTCGCATCGTTGAAGTATCTGGTCTATCTGGGAGACTTGTTACAGAAATCCAGAGGGCAATTTGATTTCAACCATGTCAGAAAAAATGCGGACGATCTGTATCAAACGGCACAGTATGTGATGGCATTGCCCTTGTATCAGGTGTTGATCGAAGAAGAAAACAAGCCTGAATGGCATTATCGCCTGGGGTTGATTTATTATAAACAGAAACAAACTGAAAAAGGGATCAGATGCTGGCTGAAAACGCTGGAACTTCAACCTGATCATCCTCATGCCCGAAATCAGTTGGAACAACATGTCTATCGACTGGAGCAAGAGGCACAAATTTTGATGGATGATCATTTCATGCAGGATGCCGTGCTTCTTCTGAAAAAAGCGACTGACTGTTATCCGCTTGCCAGCACCTGGGAACTTTTGGCAGAAGCCTACGAGGCTTTGGGTGAGGAACAAAACGCGGATGAATGTGCCAGAATATTTCAGAAAATGACAGAAATCTCATAA
- a CDS encoding PilZ domain-containing protein — MINSDKTRDQRKEPRHIYRHRLSITMHRHFTRGEVVDWSRHGLQAFIIISTDINLHNARIRFHVEKYKGLQGTPELWSREGTVRWSESQDDGWNIGIQLDQPIDDLPMDDIENFITEEDFCYLFFLSETDDTGYFIF; from the coding sequence ATGATCAACTCTGATAAAACCCGCGATCAACGAAAAGAGCCTCGCCATATTTATCGACATCGTTTGTCAATCACGATGCATCGACATTTTACGCGTGGTGAAGTGGTCGATTGGTCAAGGCATGGATTGCAAGCCTTTATAATTATCTCGACAGACATCAATCTGCACAATGCACGTATCCGATTTCATGTAGAAAAATATAAAGGATTGCAGGGAACTCCGGAATTATGGAGTCGTGAGGGAACGGTGAGGTGGTCTGAATCACAGGATGACGGCTGGAATATTGGCATTCAACTGGATCAACCCATTGATGATCTGCCGATGGATGATATTGAAAATTTTATCACTGAAGAAGATTTCTGCTATTTGTTTTTTCTCTCTGAAACAGATGATACAGGGTATTTTATCTTCTGA
- a CDS encoding aspartate/glutamate racemase family protein: protein MRQNSLADVIYINMAPPATGGFNTISDHERKVVFFNNALCWMHKRYDPDYVFIACNTLSVLLPETPWAKKYATKIEGIVSVGSDFLIQALTGDPDREVILLATPTTVSAQIYPSRIRNAGFQQKIHSQPCPELATTISNDSEGKKISAMIHQFAQEVLGNMDKSTRLIIFLGCTHYGYREGLFEQVFHELGYPHVSIMNPNPVAVQSILSRVSRLASCSGSVTVAFVTGYAPPENEIRTISGYLAGVSGKTVEALKNYQLNGDIFHDQEECDSGVPKLDSESA, encoded by the coding sequence GTGCGCCAAAACAGCCTGGCCGATGTGATATACATCAACATGGCTCCTCCTGCAACAGGTGGCTTTAACACAATCAGTGATCATGAGCGGAAGGTGGTTTTTTTCAACAATGCCTTATGCTGGATGCATAAACGCTATGATCCGGATTATGTCTTTATTGCTTGTAATACCCTGTCGGTTCTTTTACCAGAGACTCCCTGGGCAAAAAAGTATGCCACTAAAATAGAGGGCATTGTCTCTGTAGGGAGTGATTTCTTAATTCAGGCACTGACCGGAGATCCTGATCGGGAAGTCATTCTGCTGGCAACTCCCACCACAGTTTCTGCTCAGATTTACCCTTCACGAATCAGGAATGCCGGCTTTCAGCAGAAAATTCACAGCCAGCCCTGTCCTGAGCTTGCGACAACCATTTCCAATGACTCTGAAGGCAAGAAGATCTCTGCGATGATTCATCAGTTTGCGCAAGAAGTGCTTGGAAATATGGACAAATCTACACGGTTGATCATCTTTTTGGGATGCACTCATTATGGCTATCGTGAAGGTCTGTTTGAACAGGTATTTCACGAGTTGGGCTATCCGCATGTTTCCATCATGAATCCCAACCCTGTGGCGGTGCAGTCGATACTTTCCAGAGTATCCAGACTTGCTTCCTGTTCAGGAAGTGTGACTGTGGCTTTTGTCACAGGTTATGCTCCGCCTGAGAATGAAATCCGGACGATTTCAGGATATTTAGCCGGGGTTTCCGGGAAAACCGTGGAAGCTCTGAAAAATTATCAGTTGAATGGTGATATTTTTCATGATCAGGAGGAGTGTGATTCAGGGGTACCAAAACTTGACTCTGAGTCAGCTTAG
- a CDS encoding peptidylprolyl isomerase, protein MKFLLYPLVWLFWIAVAYSETQVIDYVRIIVNSQILTNSEVEDSLKPLREQVQQAIPEGPERDRQMLEMEKTVVENLVNKLLLLDRARELKLDVAEKDIEEQMDRLLERNPQLLSQYNEYELKEQISRDIKQQRVIGHEVESKIHVDDSEIALMCKSKNKESKELGIAQILLRKSMEEAKLIEQKVQAALMEGVPFDTLVSQYSDDPGAKKNGGKLGVFKKGQLLKEIDDAAFILHKGELGALVQSSFGFHLIYIYDEIVKDGPSCDDLSEDVRQRYTNMLFNEKRDQILQQYLGQLRSKARVVIKDKR, encoded by the coding sequence ATGAAATTTCTATTATACCCTCTGGTTTGGCTGTTTTGGATAGCTGTCGCCTACAGTGAGACACAGGTGATTGATTATGTTCGTATTATCGTGAACAGTCAGATCCTGACCAATAGCGAGGTTGAAGACAGCCTGAAACCTTTGAGAGAGCAGGTTCAACAGGCAATTCCGGAAGGTCCAGAACGTGACCGTCAAATGCTGGAAATGGAAAAAACTGTTGTTGAGAATCTGGTCAACAAACTTTTATTGCTGGATAGAGCCAGAGAATTGAAACTGGATGTTGCTGAAAAAGATATTGAAGAACAGATGGACCGATTGCTTGAACGCAATCCCCAATTGTTGTCACAGTATAATGAATATGAACTGAAGGAACAGATCTCCAGAGATATTAAGCAACAAAGGGTCATCGGCCATGAAGTTGAATCAAAAATTCATGTGGATGACAGTGAAATTGCATTGATGTGCAAATCAAAAAACAAAGAGTCCAAGGAGTTGGGAATTGCTCAGATTTTATTAAGAAAATCAATGGAAGAAGCAAAATTGATTGAACAGAAGGTACAGGCCGCGCTGATGGAAGGTGTTCCGTTTGACACCTTGGTGAGTCAGTATTCTGATGACCCTGGCGCTAAAAAAAATGGTGGGAAACTGGGAGTGTTCAAGAAAGGTCAATTATTGAAAGAAATTGATGATGCCGCATTCATTCTGCATAAGGGCGAGCTGGGCGCATTGGTTCAATCCTCTTTCGGGTTTCACTTGATTTATATTTATGACGAAATTGTGAAAGACGGTCCGTCCTGTGACGATCTGAGCGAAGATGTGAGGCAACGGTATACGAATATGTTGTTCAATGAAAAACGAGACCAGATTTTACAACAGTATTTGGGACAGCTTCGTTCCAAGGCGAGAGTTGTTATAAAAGATAAACGATGA
- the tsaD gene encoding tRNA (adenosine(37)-N6)-threonylcarbamoyltransferase complex transferase subunit TsaD encodes MIGLGIDTTFDDTSIAILKDKRQILANVTLSQYKEHERFGGVVPERASRKHLEVIHPLIEDAMVQAKLEFKDLNYITVSNLPGLLGSLLIGVIAAKAMAYSLRIPLIGVNHVEAHPYANFLSENTPEFPIIHLVVAGGHTLLMYARNHFDYEIIGRSQDDAAGECVDKVAKMFGQPMPGGPFVDACAMNFTSADYDFPRPLIHKPDYNFSFSGLKTAMLYFLKDHPDAIQHKEHVLSSFFQSVTDVLLHKTFKAVKDYQVKSLSVSGGLAASKKLRTCFEQRAQQENITLHYPPPSLCTDNAAMVACLGAYRFEANQWNDMGLEAYPNIT; translated from the coding sequence ATGATCGGTTTAGGAATTGATACCACCTTTGATGACACGTCGATTGCCATTTTGAAAGACAAGCGGCAGATACTGGCAAATGTAACCTTGTCTCAATACAAAGAACATGAACGCTTTGGAGGCGTTGTTCCCGAACGAGCATCCCGAAAACATCTCGAAGTCATTCATCCTCTGATTGAAGATGCCATGGTACAGGCCAAACTTGAATTCAAGGATCTGAATTATATCACTGTGTCAAATTTGCCAGGACTGCTTGGATCCCTGTTGATTGGTGTGATTGCGGCCAAAGCCATGGCGTATTCACTCAGGATTCCACTCATTGGAGTCAATCATGTGGAAGCTCATCCCTATGCCAATTTCTTGTCAGAAAACACGCCTGAATTTCCGATCATTCACCTGGTTGTCGCTGGAGGACACACCCTGTTGATGTATGCCCGGAATCATTTTGACTATGAAATCATTGGACGAAGCCAGGATGACGCCGCGGGTGAATGCGTGGACAAAGTTGCTAAAATGTTTGGACAACCGATGCCGGGAGGACCTTTTGTAGATGCCTGTGCCATGAATTTTACGTCTGCGGATTATGACTTTCCCCGTCCGCTGATCCATAAGCCAGATTATAATTTTTCTTTCAGCGGCTTAAAAACAGCCATGTTGTATTTCCTAAAAGATCACCCGGACGCAATCCAGCATAAAGAACATGTTTTATCTTCCTTTTTTCAAAGTGTGACTGATGTTCTCCTGCATAAAACGTTCAAGGCTGTCAAGGACTATCAGGTTAAGAGTTTGTCTGTATCGGGAGGATTGGCGGCGAGTAAAAAATTAAGAACATGTTTTGAACAGCGTGCACAGCAGGAAAATATTACACTTCACTATCCCCCACCATCGCTTTGTACTGACAATGCGGCAATGGTCGCATGTCTGGGAGCATATCGTTTTGAAGCCAATCAGTGGAATGACATGGGACTGGAAGCTTATCCCAATATCACATGA
- the mnmA gene encoding tRNA 2-thiouridine(34) synthase MnmA, producing MKGRVAMAMSGGVDSSVAATLLKEQGYEIIGLHMKLYHGPDSQRQKSCCSLDEAMDARAVCHRLDIPFYVIDFQEEFQTHVIDYFINEYTNGRTPNPCVKCNQNIKSRYLLQKADELECDYLATGHYAKIVKNPESGRLQLVKPADLLKDQTYFLYGIQSSELHRLLFPLQDYVKTDVRGIADQWKLASAFKPDSQEICFVSDDYRQFLQKHWTTQPEPGNFVNTEGKVLGIHKGLPFYTIGQRRGLGVSAEKPYYVIRLDQKNNQVVLGQENQLYAQTVHVQQVNWVSIDPIQAPVCANVKLRYSHQGSEATLIPLSEDTLRIELHAPAKSVTPGQAAVFYQNDVLLGGGWIERSEMKTDTV from the coding sequence ATGAAAGGTCGTGTCGCAATGGCCATGAGTGGCGGTGTTGATTCCTCTGTAGCAGCCACTCTCTTGAAAGAGCAGGGATATGAAATCATCGGTCTGCACATGAAACTTTATCATGGACCTGACAGTCAGCGTCAGAAAAGCTGCTGTTCGCTGGATGAAGCCATGGATGCACGAGCTGTTTGCCATCGTCTTGATATTCCGTTTTATGTGATTGATTTTCAGGAAGAATTCCAGACTCATGTGATCGACTATTTTATTAATGAATATACCAATGGCCGGACACCGAATCCTTGTGTTAAATGCAATCAGAATATCAAAAGCCGATATTTGCTGCAAAAAGCTGATGAACTGGAATGTGACTATCTGGCAACCGGTCATTATGCCAAAATTGTGAAAAATCCGGAAAGTGGGCGATTACAATTAGTAAAACCGGCAGATTTGTTGAAAGATCAAACCTATTTTTTATATGGAATTCAGTCGAGTGAACTCCATCGTTTGCTATTTCCTCTTCAGGATTACGTCAAAACAGATGTACGAGGGATTGCGGATCAGTGGAAGCTGGCATCCGCATTCAAGCCTGACAGTCAGGAAATTTGCTTTGTTTCTGACGATTACAGACAATTTCTTCAGAAACATTGGACGACACAGCCTGAACCGGGCAATTTTGTCAACACCGAAGGAAAAGTTCTGGGCATCCATAAGGGACTACCTTTTTATACTATCGGGCAACGCCGAGGGCTGGGCGTGAGTGCTGAAAAACCTTACTATGTGATCCGCCTGGATCAAAAAAACAATCAGGTTGTTTTAGGCCAGGAAAACCAGTTGTATGCGCAGACCGTTCATGTTCAACAGGTCAATTGGGTTTCTATTGATCCCATACAGGCTCCTGTATGCGCCAATGTCAAATTGAGATATTCTCATCAGGGATCGGAAGCGACGCTGATTCCATTGTCAGAGGATACCCTCAGAATTGAGTTACATGCTCCTGCTAAATCTGTGACTCCGGGCCAGGCGGCAGTGTTTTATCAAAATGATGTGCTATTGGGGGGAGGATGGATCGAACGATCAGAAATGAAGACGGACACAGTTTGA
- a CDS encoding shikimate kinase, with protein MNIFLIGFMGAGKTTVGKQLARRLGYHFLDMDEFIESEQGCSISDIFKYMGEEYFRNQETQLLQRLSNVQNTVVSTGGGIVTRDENLRLMKSAGKVIYLQTPLTELSNRLKFDNKRPLLQADDAEVRMKNLLETRQPLYEQADYIIKTEGLSSYAVASLILKSI; from the coding sequence ATGAATATATTTCTGATTGGATTCATGGGAGCTGGAAAAACAACTGTGGGCAAGCAACTGGCCCGTCGATTGGGATATCATTTTCTGGATATGGATGAGTTTATTGAGTCAGAGCAGGGATGCAGTATTTCTGATATTTTTAAATATATGGGGGAAGAATATTTTAGAAACCAGGAAACACAGTTACTCCAGCGACTGAGTAATGTCCAAAATACCGTTGTGTCCACTGGTGGGGGGATTGTTACCCGGGACGAAAATCTACGATTAATGAAATCCGCAGGGAAAGTGATTTATTTGCAAACACCACTAACCGAATTATCGAATCGACTGAAATTTGATAATAAAAGACCGCTACTCCAGGCCGATGATGCGGAAGTCCGCATGAAAAACCTGCTGGAAACCAGACAGCCTTTATATGAACAGGCAGACTATATTATTAAAACCGAGGGCTTGTCTTCTTATGCGGTGGCATCGCTGATTCTTAAATCAATCTGA
- a CDS encoding TerB family tellurite resistance protein, protein MVVQIKNLELRHSINSMEFNFHLLEDNDLSQIIVDDCLKLLNCDSFDVSDIRTELWFKRLWNLLVFGSNKQRVENAQTVAECINILIEVLENYLSFHPRNCSVFKHLLSKLQQKPSIFQYFAEMVKSYEFEIRIEHNAVSLINHQKIYTWQEAQKVYLIKMMILAAYADDILSYEEEQLIQWTIDALLQENKNKRVCRLYLANPQNPQELINRLGQHEDYDFRITIYQHCLRVMVVDQRLRLSDLDLIHKLEHALGIALEERCSQKYLRSHFLHPDNPLDQVLKWNNFRNEDDIAIFGSHLRHYVYVFSFQYIQPLLIKLSQYFECEASTSFQEIIGWFSPERIRDQLLDQYDKVLQKQMKGLRQIFLSRPGDLLVFEEQFKKHILQEGAALDKQLLQLAYVTDNLIEDALKRKDSTSKNVCKSHCLKILLPHVPLFSVAEGSDLIESWEVHRFLLLKTAMLFHYNLVRFTLDSIMAWVPTELSIK, encoded by the coding sequence ATGGTTGTACAAATCAAAAATCTGGAATTACGCCATTCCATCAATTCCATGGAATTTAATTTCCATCTGCTGGAAGACAACGATCTGTCACAAATTATTGTGGACGATTGTCTGAAATTATTAAACTGTGATTCTTTTGATGTTTCGGATATCAGAACAGAATTGTGGTTCAAACGACTGTGGAATCTACTTGTATTCGGGTCAAACAAGCAACGCGTTGAGAACGCCCAGACTGTTGCGGAATGCATCAATATTCTGATCGAGGTTCTGGAAAATTATTTATCGTTTCATCCCAGAAATTGTTCTGTATTCAAGCATCTCCTCAGCAAACTACAGCAGAAGCCTTCAATATTTCAGTATTTTGCGGAAATGGTTAAAAGTTATGAGTTTGAAATACGCATTGAACATAACGCCGTTTCACTGATCAATCATCAAAAAATATATACGTGGCAGGAAGCACAAAAGGTTTATCTCATCAAAATGATGATTCTTGCCGCCTATGCTGATGATATTTTAAGTTATGAAGAAGAACAATTAATTCAGTGGACCATTGATGCCCTGCTACAGGAAAACAAAAACAAACGCGTATGCAGACTTTATCTGGCCAATCCACAAAATCCACAGGAACTGATCAATAGATTGGGACAACATGAAGATTACGATTTTCGAATCACAATTTATCAGCATTGCCTCCGCGTTATGGTTGTTGACCAGCGCTTACGGTTGAGTGATCTTGATCTCATACACAAACTGGAACATGCCTTGGGAATCGCTCTTGAAGAACGATGTTCACAGAAGTATCTCCGATCACATTTTTTACATCCTGACAACCCTTTGGATCAGGTTCTGAAATGGAATAATTTTAGAAATGAAGATGACATCGCAATATTTGGATCTCATTTGAGACACTATGTTTATGTGTTCAGTTTCCAATATATTCAACCCCTGTTGATTAAACTGTCTCAATATTTTGAATGCGAAGCTTCCACCTCCTTTCAAGAAATTATTGGATGGTTCTCCCCGGAAAGGATTCGAGATCAGTTGCTTGACCAGTATGACAAAGTTCTTCAAAAACAGATGAAAGGATTGCGACAGATTTTCTTATCGAGACCAGGAGATCTCCTGGTTTTTGAAGAACAATTCAAAAAGCATATTTTGCAGGAAGGCGCGGCTCTTGATAAACAGCTACTGCAACTGGCCTATGTCACCGATAACCTCATTGAAGATGCTCTGAAAAGGAAGGATTCGACCAGTAAAAACGTCTGTAAATCCCATTGTCTGAAAATATTGTTGCCTCATGTCCCACTGTTTTCAGTGGCAGAGGGCAGCGACTTGATCGAAAGTTGGGAAGTTCACAGATTTTTGCTCTTGAAAACGGCAATGCTGTTTCACTACAATCTGGTTCGCTTCACATTAGACAGTATCATGGCATGGGTTCCTACCGAATTGAGCATAAAATAG